A genome region from Pseudomonas anguilliseptica includes the following:
- a CDS encoding HAL/PAL/TAL family ammonia-lyase: MTTHQPDPIVFGEQPLRIEQVVALASRSAPAQLQSDAAYREKIAKGARFLDSLLDKEGVIYGVTTGYGDSCVVAVPLHQVEALPRHLYTFHGCGLGKLLDAASTRAVLAARLQSLCHGVSGVRVELLERLQAFLEYDVLPLIPEEGSVGASGDLTPLSYVAATLSGEREVLFNGERRNAIDVHNELGWTPLVLRPKEALALMNGTAVMTALACQAFSRADYLLKLATRITALNVVALEGNPEHFDERLFAAKPHPGQMQVAAWLRQDLAIDAPTAPLHRLQDRYSLRCAPHVLGVLADSLGLLRQFIETELNSANDNPLIDAEEERVLHGGHFYGGHIAFAMDSLKNLVGNVADLLDRQLALLVDTRYNHGLPSNLSGAPSVSAMINHGFKAVQIGTSAWTAEALKNTMPASVFSRSTECHNQDKVSMGTIAARDALRSLELTEQVAAATLLAANQGVWLRQRDGKIDIPAPVAAMREQLAVDFHPVIEDRALEAELRLCLVRIREQHWRLYA, encoded by the coding sequence ATGACGACACATCAGCCTGATCCCATCGTGTTTGGCGAACAGCCCCTCCGTATCGAGCAGGTCGTCGCCCTGGCCAGCCGCAGCGCCCCGGCGCAACTGCAAAGCGATGCCGCCTACCGCGAAAAAATCGCCAAGGGCGCGCGTTTTCTCGACAGTCTGCTGGACAAGGAAGGCGTGATCTACGGTGTCACCACCGGCTACGGCGACTCCTGCGTGGTGGCTGTGCCGCTGCATCAGGTCGAGGCACTGCCGCGTCATCTGTACACCTTCCACGGCTGTGGCCTGGGCAAGCTGCTGGATGCAGCCAGCACCCGCGCCGTGCTCGCCGCTCGCTTGCAGTCGCTGTGCCACGGCGTTTCCGGGGTACGCGTGGAGCTGCTGGAGCGCCTGCAGGCGTTTCTCGAATACGACGTACTGCCACTGATTCCGGAAGAAGGCTCGGTGGGCGCCAGTGGCGACTTAACGCCACTGTCCTACGTCGCCGCGACCCTCAGCGGTGAGCGCGAAGTGCTGTTCAACGGCGAGCGCCGCAACGCCATCGACGTGCACAACGAGCTGGGCTGGACACCGCTGGTGCTGCGGCCGAAAGAAGCCCTGGCGCTGATGAATGGCACAGCGGTGATGACCGCTCTGGCCTGCCAGGCATTCTCCCGCGCCGACTACCTGCTCAAGCTGGCCACGCGCATCACCGCGCTGAACGTGGTGGCGCTGGAGGGCAACCCGGAACACTTCGACGAGCGCCTGTTCGCCGCCAAGCCACACCCTGGGCAGATGCAGGTCGCCGCCTGGCTGCGCCAGGACCTGGCCATCGACGCGCCGACCGCGCCGCTGCACCGCCTGCAGGATCGCTACTCGCTGCGCTGCGCACCGCATGTGCTCGGTGTGCTGGCCGACAGCCTGGGCCTGCTGCGCCAGTTCATCGAAACCGAACTGAACAGCGCCAACGACAACCCGCTGATCGACGCCGAAGAAGAACGCGTGCTGCACGGCGGGCACTTCTACGGCGGGCATATCGCCTTCGCCATGGACAGTCTGAAGAACCTGGTGGGCAACGTCGCCGACCTGCTCGACCGCCAGCTCGCCCTGCTGGTCGACACCCGCTACAACCACGGCCTGCCAAGCAACCTGTCCGGCGCACCGAGCGTCAGCGCGATGATCAACCACGGTTTCAAGGCCGTGCAGATCGGCACCAGCGCCTGGACCGCCGAAGCGCTGAAAAACACCATGCCCGCCAGCGTGTTCTCGCGCTCCACCGAATGCCACAACCAGGACAAGGTGAGCATGGGCACCATCGCCGCGCGCGACGCCCTGCGCAGCCTGGAGCTGACCGAGCAGGTCGCCGCCGCCACCCTGCTGGCCGCCAACCAGGGTGTGTGGCTGCGCCAGCGCGACGGCAAGATTGATATTCCCGCACCCGTCGCCGCCATGCGCGAACAACTAGCCGTGGACTTCCACCCGGTGATCGAAGACCGCGCCCTAGAGGCCGAACTGCGCCTGTGCCTGGTGCGCATCCGCGAGCAGCACTGGAGGCTTTATGCGTAG
- a CDS encoding glycosyl transferase: MSDQRHWASQRERGSFILMKFTAWLARVLGRRLISPLLYLIVLYFYLFGAKARRSIRHYQSNLAAWSGRAELKPSRLSVFRQFMHFADTLLDKLDVWSGRLGLEQVDLIDPEDLCGQLQRQNRGQILVAAHLGNLEVCRALAEVGAQVQMNVLLHTKHAEQFNRLLADAGASHMRLIQVSELDAAIMLQLSERLERGEWLAIAGDRVPLKGSRKVSVDFLGQPADFPQGPWLLAGLLQCPVNLMSCLKIDGRYQVILEPFIERPPWKRSERDATIRQCTQRYADRLAQRCLSAPLQWFNFYPFWNEDDDTSA; this comes from the coding sequence ATGAGCGATCAACGCCATTGGGCCAGCCAGCGCGAGCGCGGCAGCTTTATCCTGATGAAATTCACCGCCTGGCTGGCACGTGTGCTGGGTCGTCGCCTGATCAGTCCGTTGCTGTATCTGATCGTGCTGTATTTCTACCTGTTCGGCGCCAAGGCGCGGCGTAGCATCCGCCACTACCAGAGCAACCTGGCTGCCTGGAGCGGGCGCGCCGAGCTGAAGCCGAGCCGCCTCTCGGTATTCCGCCAATTTATGCATTTTGCCGACACCCTGCTCGACAAGCTCGACGTGTGGAGTGGCCGCCTCGGCCTGGAGCAGGTTGACCTGATCGACCCTGAAGACCTCTGCGGCCAGCTGCAACGACAGAACCGCGGGCAGATTCTGGTCGCCGCACACCTGGGCAATCTGGAGGTCTGCCGCGCCCTGGCTGAAGTGGGTGCGCAGGTGCAGATGAACGTGCTGCTGCACACCAAACACGCGGAACAGTTCAACCGCCTGCTGGCCGACGCCGGGGCCAGCCATATGCGCCTGATCCAGGTCAGCGAACTGGACGCGGCGATCATGCTGCAACTGTCCGAGCGCCTGGAGCGCGGCGAATGGCTGGCAATTGCCGGCGACCGCGTGCCGCTCAAGGGCAGCCGCAAGGTCAGCGTGGATTTTCTCGGCCAGCCGGCGGATTTCCCGCAAGGCCCCTGGCTGCTGGCCGGGCTGCTGCAATGTCCGGTCAACCTGATGAGCTGCCTGAAGATCGATGGCCGCTACCAGGTGATCCTCGAACCCTTTATCGAGCGCCCGCCATGGAAGCGCAGCGAGCGCGATGCAACGATCCGCCAATGCACCCAGCGTTACGCCGACCGCCTGGCCCAGCGCTGCCTGAGTGCGCCCCTGCAATGGTTCAATTTCTACCCGTTCTGGAATGAAGATGACGACACATCAGCCTGA
- a CDS encoding glycosyltransferase family 2 protein, protein MHKPCAVIPVYNHEHTLPVVVAALHAAGLPCVLVDDASSSSCAAVMNQLAAQPDTHLVRLPINQGKGGAVMAGLREAARLGFSHALQVDADGQHDLGDLPGFINASQAAPQALICGYPQYDESVPKGRLYARYLTHVWVWINTLSLSIRDSMCGFRVYPLPATLALIDSANIGKRMDFDTEILVRLAWRNQPMHWLPTRVHYPLNGLSHFRLWLDNALISKMHSKLFFGMLVRAPLILWHRWRG, encoded by the coding sequence ATGCATAAGCCCTGCGCGGTGATCCCGGTCTACAACCACGAACACACCCTGCCCGTGGTGGTCGCCGCGCTGCATGCGGCCGGCCTGCCCTGCGTGCTGGTTGATGACGCATCTAGCAGCAGCTGCGCAGCGGTGATGAATCAGCTGGCCGCACAACCCGACACCCACCTAGTACGCCTGCCGATCAACCAGGGCAAAGGCGGCGCGGTGATGGCCGGTCTGCGGGAAGCGGCGCGCCTGGGTTTCAGTCATGCGCTGCAGGTCGACGCCGATGGGCAGCACGACCTCGGCGATCTGCCGGGTTTTATCAATGCCTCGCAAGCCGCACCGCAAGCACTGATCTGCGGTTACCCGCAGTACGACGAGAGCGTGCCGAAAGGCCGCCTCTATGCGCGCTACCTGACCCACGTGTGGGTGTGGATCAACACCCTGTCGCTGAGCATCCGCGATTCCATGTGCGGCTTCCGCGTCTACCCGCTGCCCGCCACCCTGGCGCTGATCGACTCGGCAAACATCGGCAAGCGTATGGATTTCGACACCGAGATTCTGGTGCGCCTGGCCTGGCGCAATCAGCCGATGCACTGGCTGCCGACCAGGGTGCATTACCCGCTGAACGGCCTCTCGCACTTTCGCCTGTGGCTCGACAACGCGCTGATTTCCAAGATGCACTCCAAGCTGTTCTTCGGCATGTTAGTGCGCGCCCCACTGATTCTCTGGCACAGGTGGCGCGGATGA